CTCGTCGAGATCGCGCCCGGGGTCTGGCGCTCGAACCAGCCCTCGCCCGCACGGCTGCGGCGCTATCGCGACATGGGCATCCGCACCGTGATCTCGCTGCGCGGCGGCAACCGGCCGCATTCGCACTGGCTGCTGGAAGAAGAGGCCTGCGCCGCGCTCGGGCTCCGGCTCGAGGCGGTGCCGGTCAGGGCCCGGCATCTGGTCCCGCGCGAAACGCTGCTGGCGCTGCTCGACATCTTCGATACGGCCGAACGACCGATGGTGATGCATTGCAAGTCGGGCTCGGACCGGGCGGGTTTTGCCGCCGCGCTCTATCTCATCCATGCCGAGGGCACACCTGTCGCGCAGGCGCGCAAGATGCTGAGCTGGCGCTTTCTGCACAGCCGCCGCTCGAAGGCGGGCGTGCTCGATCTGGTGCTCGACCGCTACGAGACCGACACGGCCGATAGCCCGATGACGCTGCGCGACTGGATCTCGACCCGCTACGATCCGGCCGCCATCGAAACCGAATTCAAGGCGGGACGGAGCTAGACACCATGGCGGGCGGCGCCCAGATCTTCGGCTGGCTCTGGCGCGGATATCTGCGCCGCCATTCCCTGACCATCGGCATCGCGCTGACGCTGATGACCATCGAGGGCGCCTCGCTGGGGCTGCTCAGCTACAGCTTCAAGCCGATGTTCGACCGGATCTTCGTCGCGGGCGAGCGCAGCGCCATTCCGCTGGTGGCGGGCGGCGTGCTGGCGATCTTCCTTGCCCGTGCGCTCAGCGGTTTCGGCCAGAGGGTGCTGATGGCGCGGGCCGGGCTGTCGATCACCGGCGAATTGCAGAAGGACATGGTCGACCACCTGCTGGGGCTCGACGGGTCCTATTTCCAGCGCACGCCCCCCGGCGGGCTGATCGAGCGGGTGCGGGGCGACACCACCGCCGCCGCCAATGTCTGGAACACGGTCCTGACCGCCTCGGGGCGCGACTTCGTCTCGCTGGTCTCGCTGATCGCGGTTGCGCTGTCCATCGACTGGGCCTGGACCCTGATCGCGATGGCGGGCATCCCGCTTCTGGTCGTGCCGATCATGGTGCTGCAACGCTGGATCCGGCGCACCGCGCGGCTGGCCCGGGTGCAGGCAGCCGAGATCTCGGGTCGGCTCGACGAGATGTTCCACGGCATCGTCACCATCAAGCTCAACCGCATGGAACAACGCGAGAAGGGCCGCTTCGGAGAAACCGTCGCGTCCTTCGTCACCTCGCAGCTGCGCGCCCGGGCCGGTCAGGCGGGCATGCCCGCGCTGGTCGATATCGTGGGCGGTCTGGGCTTTGCCGCGGTGCTGGTCTTCGGCGGGTTGCAGATCATCGAGGGCGACAAGACCGTCGGTGACTTCATGGCCTTCTTCACCGCCATCGCGCTGGTCTTCGAACCGCTCCGGCGGCTGGGCAATGTCTCGGGCGCCTGGCAGGCCGCGCTGGCCAGTCTCGAACGCATCCACGGCGTCTTCGAGGAACGCGCCACCATCCTGGCCCCGGCCCGGCCGGCCCAGCTTCCCGCCCCGGCCGAGCGCTGCGATCTGGCGCTGGAGGACGTGCATCTGGCCTATGGCGAGACGCCTGTGCTTCGCGGGCTCAGCCTGAGCGCGAAGGCCGGAGAGATGACCGCGCTGGTCGGCCCCTCGGGGGCGGGAAAATCAACGGTCTTCAACCTGCTGACCCGGCTGGTCGAGCCGCAATCGGGCCGCGTCGCCATCGGCGGGGTCGCGGTCGCCGATCTGGCACTGACCGAGCTGCGCGATCTGTTTTCGGTCGTGACCCAGGACGCGCCGATGTTCGATGACAGCCTGCGCGACAATATCTGCCTCGGCCGCGACGTGCCCGAGGCGCATCTGCGCGAGGTGATCGAGGCGGCCCATATCGACGAATTCCTGCCCGGGCTGCCTGCCGGGCTCGACAGCCCCGCCGGGCCGCGCGGCTCGAACCTCTCGGGCGGGCAGCGCCAGCGCGTGGCCATCGCCCGCGCGCTTCTGCGCGACGCCCCGATCCTGCTGATGGACGAGGCCACCTCGGCGCTCGACGCGCAATCCGAACGCGCGGTGCAGGAGGCGCTGAGCCATCTGGCGAAGGGCCGCACCACGCTGGTGATCGCGCACCGGCTGGCCACCGTTCGCGACGCCGACCGGATCGTGGTGATGGAAGAAGGCCGGGTGCGCGAAGACGGCCGCCATGACCAGCTTCTGGCCCGGGACGGGCTTTATGCCGGGCTCTACCGGTTGCAATTCACGGTCGAGTCCTGACACCTTCGGGCCCGGAACGGCACGGGGAGAGAAGAGCCATGACAGGCGAAGAGGCAGCGGACAGGACGGTGCTTGCGATCACCGGCGCGGATCGCGAGAAATTCCTGCAGGGGCTCGTGACCAACGACGTCAAGGCGCTGGAGGGGCGGCTGGTCTATGCCGCGATGCTGACGCCGCAGGGCAAGTATCTGGCCGATTTCCTGCTGACCGAACGCGACGACACGATCCTGCTCGACGTCAAGGCCGATATCGCCGAGGCGCTGGCGCGGCGGCTTTCGCTTTACAAGCTCCGGGCCGATGTCCGGATCGCTCCCGCCGGGCTGCATGTGCACCGGGGTCTTGGCGAGCCGCCCGAGGGCGCCCTGCCCGACCCGCGCCATGCGGCGCTTGGCTGGCGCGCCTATGCCGAAACGCCCGGCACCGCCCCCGCCATCGACTGGGACAGGATCCGGGTCGCCGAGTGCATTCCCGAGACCGGGATCGAGCTGATCCCCGAAGACAGCTACATCCTCGAGGCCGGGTTCGAGAGGCTGCACGGCGTCGATTTCCGCAAGGGCTGCTATGTCGGCCAGGAGGTTACCGCGCGGATGAAGCACAAGACCGAGCTGCGCAAGGGCCTCGCCACGGTGGGCGTCGAGGGCGCCGCCCCCACCGGCACGCCGATCGCGGCCGGAAGCAAGGAGGCCGGACGGCTCTTCACCCAGGCCGGCGATCTGGCCATTGCCTATCTGCGCTTCGACCGGGTCCTGCCCCGGATGACGGCGGGCGCGGCGACGGTGCTCTGGCCGGATGGCTGAGCGGGCGGCGCTGGAGGCGCTGGCCGGCGCCGCCATCGCCCGGAGCCAGCCGCTTAGGGGCGGCGATCTGTCGGAGGTGATCCGGGTCGATCTTGAGGATGGCCGTCGGATGGTGGCCAAGGCCGGGCCGCGGGTCGCGGCAGAGGCGCGGATGCTTCGGGCCATCGCCGGGGCGGGCGTGCCCGCGCCCGCGGTCATCGCCGAAGGCGGCGGCTGGCTTCTCATCGAACATCTCGACGAGCGTGCGGCCTCGGGCCCGGGCTGGGCCGCGCTCGGTACCGCGCTGCTGCGGCTGCACGCAACGACGGGCGGGGCCTATGGCTGGGACGAGGATCATGGCTTCGGCCCGGCCGCGATCCCGAATGCCGCCTGCGCCGACTGGCCGGACTTCTGGGCGGCGCGGCGGCTTCTGGCCTGGCCCGAGGCGCTGCCCGCCGAGATCGCCCGAAGGCTCGAAACACTGGCCGCGCGGCTTGACGGGCTGATCCCGCGCCATCCTCCGGCGGCGCTCCTGCATGGCGATCTGTGGACGGGGAATGTGCTGTTCACGCCCGGGGGGGCCGCGCTGATCGATCCCGCCTGCTATCATGGCGATGCCGAGGTCGATCTGGCGATGCTCGAGCTGTTCGGCACGCCCGGCCCGGCCTTCCGCGAACGCTACGGCGCGCCCGCCCCGGGCTGGCCCGCGCGGCGCGCGGTCTACCAGCTCTGGCCCGCGCTCGTTCATCTGCGGCTGTTCGGAGGCGGCTATCGCGGTCTGGTCGAGCGCTGTCTGGCAACGCTCGGGGCCTGATCCGCAACCCGGTTCGGATGCGGCCTCAGGCGCGGGCCGAATAGTCCAGCGTCTCGGTGTTGATGACGATGTCCTCGCCCGGACCGATGAAGGGAGGCACCATCACCCGGATGCCGTTTTCCAGCATTGCGGGCTTGAAGCTCTTGGCGGCGGTCTGCCCGTTCACCACCGGCTCGGTCTCGGCGATCCTGCAGGTGACCTTGGCCGGCAGCGTCGCATTCAGCGCCTCGGCCTCGTAATATTCGACGACGACGGTCATGCCGTCCTGCAGAAAAGGGCGACGCTCGCCCAGCAGATCGGCGGGCAGTTCGGTCTGTTCGTAGCTGTCGGTATCCATCACCACCAGCATGCCGTCGGTTTCGTAAAGGAATTGCTGGTCGCGGCGCTCAAGCTCGACGCGGTCGACCTTGTCGGCGCTGCGGAAACGCTCGTTCAGCTTGCTGCCGCTGCGCAGGTTGCGCAGCTCGACCTGGGCGAAGGCCCCACCCTTGCCGGGCTTGACGTGATCCACCTTCACCGCCGCCCAGAGCCCGCCGTCATGGTCGAGGATATAGCCCGGCCGAATTTCGTTGCCGTTGATCTTCGCCATACGGAAACCCTTGAGAGAAGGTTGATAGGGATTATGCCGACCCTATATCTTGCGGGAGCTGGGCTGGCAAGACGACTAGATCGGGGTCTGTTTTTTGCAAGCCATGCACCAAGCGCATGGCAGACTTGCAAAATGGAGAATACCGAATCGCGATAAAAGCGTCATATTCGGCCGCACGCCCGAAATGCAAGAGCAAGAATAAAAGGACGACGAGATGGTCGATTTCGTTGATGGCACGGCGTTCAATCACGAACAGGGGCATCGTGCCCGAAAATTGTTCGCTGCTGTGGTGCTCGCCGCGTTGGACGACGCGATCGCGGACGACAAGAAATATGGCAACGGCCCCGAACAGATCGCGCGCTGGGCGCGGTCTCGTGACGGCCGCGAGGTTCTCTCCTGTGCCGGTATCGATCCGAACGAACGGGTCGTGCGCGGCTTGATGGAATTCGTCGGTCGCGGCGTCCGGACCTCCGTTGCCCTGTCGCGCGAAGAAAGCGAACGACGCCACAGTCAGGAACAGGCCGAAGCCGCCTGAACCGCCTGCCAGCTTCTCCATGCGAATGGCGCGCCCAAAAGGGCGCGCTTTTCGCGTTTAGGGAAAGGATGACGGTCCCGGCGAGATCAGCGCCCCGCGAGATCCGGTATCGGTCCTGCGGGCGCATCTGATCAGCGGCGCAGAGGGCTGCCCGGAAAGAACCGTCCAGAAAGAGGTGTCCGGAAAGGATCAGTCGAGATCGCGTTCGGCAAGAGCACGGCCGAGCTCGCGACGGACCATCTTGCGCAGATTGCGACCGATGCCCTCGCCCAGCGTCCCGCGCAGCTCCTGCCGCACGACCTCGCGCACGATATCGGACACCATCAGGCGAAGCGCGGCCTCGTCGCCAAGCCCCGCTGCCGGGCCGACGGACATGGCTTGCGCCTTCCCGACCCAGGGCGCCGCGGGAAACCCCTCTTCGCATTCAGGGTCCCAATCGGCATCGACCCCGGCCATCGCGGCCTCGAGCTCGGCGATGCGCCGTTCAAGCGTCACCGCATCGCGCCGGTTCGCCTCGGCCAGATCGGCGACCGACGCGGTCCGGCGGCCGGACGGCGCCACCTCGCGGGCCACCGGCAGAGCCGGAGCGCCGGGTTCCTGCGGCAAGGGCCCGCGCAGCAGCACCGGCATCGCCCGCGCTGGTGCGGACCGGGTCTCGGGGTCGGGGCGGACACGCAGGTTGGGGGTCAGCACCAGTCGCGCCATACGGGGCTCGGTCCGGGACGGCACGGGCTCCGGCGCGGGGCCGGCCGACCGGACCCCGGCGGTATCGACGATGCTGCGCATTTCAACCATGGCACGGCTCCGAACCGAAAAGACAGTTAACGACAGGACCGAATCCTAGCCCCTCGGCCCCGCGGACACAACTGGACAGAGGCGTCAGTTGCGCCCGATGCTCTGCAGCACACGGTCGAGCTTGCCGCCCTGAAGGCTTTTGGGCGGGGCCGAGCTGACCGCGTTGTAATAGGCATTGGGGTCATAGGTCGGAATGCCCAGACCGAGATGTTCGGCCGTCAGCAGCCCCATCGAGGCCAGCACGCTGTAGATCGCGGTATATTGCGTCGCCTCGGCCTCTACCCGCGCCGTGCGGGCATCGAGCAGGTCCTGTTCGGCATCGAGCACGTCAAGCGTGGTGCGCGCGCCCAGCCGGGCCTCTTCCTTGGTGCCGTCGAAGGCAAGCTGCGCCGCCCGGATCCGCTGGTCGCTGGCAGAGACCTGGGCCCGCGCCACCGCAAGGCTCGACCAGGCATTGCCGACATCGAGCTCGACCAGCCGCACGGTCTGCAAAAGCCCCGCGCGGGTGGCCTGCATATTGGCCATCGCCTGACGCTCGGCGGCATAGAGCTTGCCGCCGGCATAGATCGTCTGCGACAGCTTGAGCTGGGCCTGGTAGCCCTCCTCGGAATTGTCGTCGCGCTGGTAGCCGACCGAGGCGGTCAGGCTGGGGCCCTGCGCAGCCTTGGCCCGGGCGAGGTTCAGCTCGGACACGGTGACATTGTGCTGCGCCTGGACGATGTCGGGATGGGTCTTCACCGCGACCGACCGCGCGCCCTCGGGCGATGTCGGAATGCTGGGCAGGTTGGGAATGCCGCTGAGCGTGTCCGGATAATGCCCGACCGCCAGCTTGTAGGATTCGCGCGCCGTCGCCAGCTGGCCATTGGCCGCGACGAGGTTCGAGCGTGCCTCGGCCAGCGCCGATTGCGCCAGCGACACGTCGGTCCGGGTCACCTCGCCGACCTCGAAACGGTCCTCGGTGGCCCGCAGCTCTTCCGCGATCAGCCGGTTGTTGTTCTGGGCAAGGCTGACGGTCTGCAGCGCGGCGAAGACGTCCATATAGGCCTGAACCGCCGAAAGCAGCACATCCTGCTCGACCCCGATCAGCGCGGCCCGGGTCGCGAGCACGGTTTCCTTGGTCGCATCCAGCGCCATCCGGTTCTGGCCGCCATCATAGACCGTGAGGCTTGCGGTCAGTTCGGCCAGGGCGCTGGTATTCTCCAGCCCATTCGCCGCCGAGGCCGGGTCGGTATAGTTCCCGGTCATGGCGAAGGCGATCACCGGGCGCAAAGTCGCCAGCGCCTGGGCCACATCCTCGTCTGCCGCGCGCAGCAGCGCCCGGTTCTGATCCAGCAGATGAGAGTTCTTGTAGGCCGCGATCAGGGCATCGGTCAGGGTCTCCGCCTGCGCTGCCCCGACCGCCCCGAGGGCAAGCGTCGCCGACAGGGCCGTGCCGGCGAAATAACGTAGGAAACCACTCATATCCGTGCCTCGTCTGGCTTTTGCCTTTGTAAGACCGCGTTTCTTCGATGCGGCTCTTGTATGTCTTCCACGTGTCAGAATTCGAATTCTGTCGCGCGCGCAAATCCCGGCAGAACCGGGGCACTTGCATTGAACAGGAAACGCCAGTTCAGCACCCCCTCGACCTTCCAGCCGATGCGGGCCACGCCCAGCGTGCCTTCCATGAAGAGCGCGACGATCCGGCCGCCTTCCTTGAGCTGATCGGCGATGGCCTGCGGCAACTCTTCGATGGCGCCCTCGACCATGATCGCGTCATAGGGGCCGTGCCTGGGTGCGCCCTCGGTCAGCGCGCCGACCTCGACCGCGACATTGTCGACGTCATGCTCGCCGAAGGTGGCCTCGGCCTCGCGCGCCATGCTGCCATCCTCTTCCAGCGCCACCACCGCATCGGCCATCCGCGCCATCACCGCGGCCGAATAGCCGAGCCCGGCGCCCAGATCGAGCACCATGTCGCCCGGCCCC
The genomic region above belongs to Rhodovulum sulfidophilum DSM 1374 and contains:
- a CDS encoding YgfZ/GcvT domain-containing protein, coding for MTGEEAADRTVLAITGADREKFLQGLVTNDVKALEGRLVYAAMLTPQGKYLADFLLTERDDTILLDVKADIAEALARRLSLYKLRADVRIAPAGLHVHRGLGEPPEGALPDPRHAALGWRAYAETPGTAPAIDWDRIRVAECIPETGIELIPEDSYILEAGFERLHGVDFRKGCYVGQEVTARMKHKTELRKGLATVGVEGAAPTGTPIAAGSKEAGRLFTQAGDLAIAYLRFDRVLPRMTAGAATVLWPDG
- a CDS encoding fused DSP-PTPase phosphatase/NAD kinase-like protein — protein: MFDQLKTRLAAIERRMTERHGADLSAPGARRAALWHFHLMDHAFLRVLWTNLVEIAPGVWRSNQPSPARLRRYRDMGIRTVISLRGGNRPHSHWLLEEEACAALGLRLEAVPVRARHLVPRETLLALLDIFDTAERPMVMHCKSGSDRAGFAAALYLIHAEGTPVAQARKMLSWRFLHSRRSKAGVLDLVLDRYETDTADSPMTLRDWISTRYDPAAIETEFKAGRS
- a CDS encoding protein-L-isoaspartate O-methyltransferase family protein — its product is MADYAARREAMVDTQVRPSDVTRLPIIEALLSVPREAFVPARLREAAYIGENLPLAHDRVLLEPRSFSKMLEALDLGPGDMVLDLGAGLGYSAAVMARMADAVVALEEDGSMAREAEATFGEHDVDNVAVEVGALTEGAPRHGPYDAIMVEGAIEELPQAIADQLKEGGRIVALFMEGTLGVARIGWKVEGVLNWRFLFNASAPVLPGFARATEFEF
- a CDS encoding DUF6280 family protein: MVDFVDGTAFNHEQGHRARKLFAAVVLAALDDAIADDKKYGNGPEQIARWARSRDGREVLSCAGIDPNERVVRGLMEFVGRGVRTSVALSREESERRHSQEQAEAA
- the efp gene encoding elongation factor P, translated to MAKINGNEIRPGYILDHDGGLWAAVKVDHVKPGKGGAFAQVELRNLRSGSKLNERFRSADKVDRVELERRDQQFLYETDGMLVVMDTDSYEQTELPADLLGERRPFLQDGMTVVVEYYEAEALNATLPAKVTCRIAETEPVVNGQTAAKSFKPAMLENGIRVMVPPFIGPGEDIVINTETLDYSARA
- a CDS encoding ABC transporter ATP-binding protein; the encoded protein is MAGGAQIFGWLWRGYLRRHSLTIGIALTLMTIEGASLGLLSYSFKPMFDRIFVAGERSAIPLVAGGVLAIFLARALSGFGQRVLMARAGLSITGELQKDMVDHLLGLDGSYFQRTPPGGLIERVRGDTTAAANVWNTVLTASGRDFVSLVSLIAVALSIDWAWTLIAMAGIPLLVVPIMVLQRWIRRTARLARVQAAEISGRLDEMFHGIVTIKLNRMEQREKGRFGETVASFVTSQLRARAGQAGMPALVDIVGGLGFAAVLVFGGLQIIEGDKTVGDFMAFFTAIALVFEPLRRLGNVSGAWQAALASLERIHGVFEERATILAPARPAQLPAPAERCDLALEDVHLAYGETPVLRGLSLSAKAGEMTALVGPSGAGKSTVFNLLTRLVEPQSGRVAIGGVAVADLALTELRDLFSVVTQDAPMFDDSLRDNICLGRDVPEAHLREVIEAAHIDEFLPGLPAGLDSPAGPRGSNLSGGQRQRVAIARALLRDAPILLMDEATSALDAQSERAVQEALSHLAKGRTTLVIAHRLATVRDADRIVVMEEGRVREDGRHDQLLARDGLYAGLYRLQFTVES
- a CDS encoding TolC family outer membrane protein, coding for MSGFLRYFAGTALSATLALGAVGAAQAETLTDALIAAYKNSHLLDQNRALLRAADEDVAQALATLRPVIAFAMTGNYTDPASAANGLENTSALAELTASLTVYDGGQNRMALDATKETVLATRAALIGVEQDVLLSAVQAYMDVFAALQTVSLAQNNNRLIAEELRATEDRFEVGEVTRTDVSLAQSALAEARSNLVAANGQLATARESYKLAVGHYPDTLSGIPNLPSIPTSPEGARSVAVKTHPDIVQAQHNVTVSELNLARAKAAQGPSLTASVGYQRDDNSEEGYQAQLKLSQTIYAGGKLYAAERQAMANMQATRAGLLQTVRLVELDVGNAWSSLAVARAQVSASDQRIRAAQLAFDGTKEEARLGARTTLDVLDAEQDLLDARTARVEAEATQYTAIYSVLASMGLLTAEHLGLGIPTYDPNAYYNAVSSAPPKSLQGGKLDRVLQSIGRN
- a CDS encoding fructosamine kinase family protein, which codes for MAERAALEALAGAAIARSQPLRGGDLSEVIRVDLEDGRRMVAKAGPRVAAEARMLRAIAGAGVPAPAVIAEGGGWLLIEHLDERAASGPGWAALGTALLRLHATTGGAYGWDEDHGFGPAAIPNAACADWPDFWAARRLLAWPEALPAEIARRLETLAARLDGLIPRHPPAALLHGDLWTGNVLFTPGGAALIDPACYHGDAEVDLAMLELFGTPGPAFRERYGAPAPGWPARRAVYQLWPALVHLRLFGGGYRGLVERCLATLGA